One part of the Arabidopsis thaliana chromosome 4, partial sequence genome encodes these proteins:
- a CDS encoding RNA-binding (RRM/RBD/RNP motifs) family protein (RNA-binding (RRM/RBD/RNP motifs) family protein; FUNCTIONS IN: RNA binding, nucleotide binding, nucleic acid binding; INVOLVED IN: biological_process unknown; LOCATED IN: chloroplast; CONTAINS InterPro DOMAIN/s: RNA recognition motif, RNP-1 (InterPro:IPR000504), Nucleotide-binding, alpha-beta plait (InterPro:IPR012677); BEST Arabidopsis thaliana protein match is: RNA-binding (RRM/RBD/RNP motifs) family protein (TAIR:AT2G35410.1); Has 1165 Blast hits to 1048 proteins in 88 species: Archae - 0; Bacteria - 0; Metazoa - 539; Fungi - 16; Plants - 571; Viruses - 0; Other Eukaryotes - 39 (source: NCBI BLink).), translating to MSSPSSRDVSRLNSSKIQKPHFVLLHHNTRISKTRLIAQNVPWTSTPEDIRSLFEKYGSVIDIEMSMHKKERNRGLVFIEMASPEEAATALKSLESCEYEGRRLKVDYAKTKKKKTYAPRETPSPVPTFNLFVANLAFEARAKHLKEFFDADTGNVVSTEVIFHENPRRSSGYGFVSFKTKKQAEAALIEFQGKDFLGRPIRLAKSKQFVKLQAKEGLQPPEEEAEEEPSQSETMTQEHETPAA from the exons ATGTCGTCTCCATCGTCACGCGACGTTTCCAGACTCAATTCCAGCAAAATCCAGAAACCTCACTTCGTACTTCTCCACCACAACACAAGA atttctAAAACCAGATTGATTGCTCAGAATGTTCCATGGACATCTACACCTGAAGATATTAGATCGTTGTTCGAGAAGTACGGGAGTGTTATCGACATtgag ATGTCTATGCATAAGAAGGAAAGAAATAGAGGTTTGGTGTTCATTGAAATGGCTTCTCCTGAAGAAGCTGCAACAGCTCTTAAATCTCTTGAATCGTGT GAATATGAGGGTCGTCGTTTGAAGGTAGACTATGCAaagaccaaaaagaagaagacatatgCGCCGCGTGAGACGCCTTCACCAGTGCCTACattcaatttgtttgttgCAAACTTGGCATTTGAAGCAAGGGCCAAGCATCTTAAGGAGTTCTTTGATGCAGACACTGGTAATGTTGTCTCCACTGAAGTTATATTCCATGAAAATCCAAGGAGGTCGAGTGGTTACGGGTTTGTCTCtttcaaaaccaagaaacagGCCGAGGCAGCGCTTATTGAGTTCCAAGGAAAG GATTTTTTGGGAAGGCCAATCCGATTAGCTAAAAGCAAACAGTTTGTGAAGTTGCAAGCAAAAGAAGGGTTGCAGCCACCAGAGGAGGAAGCAGAGGAGGAACCATCTCAGTCTGAGACAATGACCCAAGAGCACGAAACTCCGGCTGCATAA
- a CDS encoding TATA-binding related factor (TRF) of subunit 20 of Mediator complex (TATA-binding related factor (TRF) of subunit 20 of Mediator complex; FUNCTIONS IN: RNA polymerase II transcription mediator activity; INVOLVED IN: regulation of transcription from RNA polymerase II promoter; LOCATED IN: mediator complex; CONTAINS InterPro DOMAIN/s: Mediator complex, subunit Med20 (InterPro:IPR013921); BEST Arabidopsis thaliana protein match is: TATA-binding related factor (TRF) of subunit 20 of Mediator complex (TAIR:AT2G28230.1); Has 80 Blast hits to 80 proteins in 37 species: Archae - 0; Bacteria - 0; Metazoa - 23; Fungi - 0; Plants - 45; Viruses - 0; Other Eukaryotes - 12 (source: NCBI BLink).), producing MPVKWLLHWQPNQGSTFSSQILNEVTQSIESLNGVKEGTWKATLNYYKPMLQDQANQAEFPREFVGISLPEEPDKYYFVIRSQRIVVEADSSIQMIMESLQSYKCKLSFYFEGLEYQLGDFRLRVGKVVPTHAETIRGVVMEVEYLPISSMGMAKKLMEEFLEIWQEAMSKRSLPGKFVNKELNFEKFGLGDNYTPQHTAVGYAFFMANLMAAIQAGRG from the exons ATGCCCGTCAAATG GCTTTTGCATTGGCAACCAAATCAGGGATCAACATTTAGCAGCCAAATCCTAAACGAAGTAACACAAAGCATAGAGAGTCTCAATGGCGTCAAAGAGGGAACATGGAAAGCCACTCTCAACTATTACAAACCCATGTTGCAAGATCAGGCGAATCAAGCTGAGTTCCCGCGTGAATTTGTAGGAATTTCGCTTCCGGAGGAGCCAGATAAGTACTATTTCGTCATCAGGTCGCAAAGGATCGTCGTGGAAGCAGATTCTTCAATTCAAATGATCATGGAGAGCCTTCAGTCTTACAAATGCAAACTCTCGTTTTACTTTGAAGGGCTTGAGTATCAACTTGGGGATTTTCGTTTGAGAGTTGGTAAAGTTGTTCCTACTCATGCTGAGACCATTAGAGGCGTAGTCATGGAg GTGGAGTATCTTCCTATATCATCAATGGGAATGGCAAAAAAATTGATGGAGGAGTTCTTGGAGATATGGCAAGAAGCTATGTCGAAAAGGTCGTTGCCGGGTAAGTTTGTGAACAAAGAACTCAACTTTGAAAAGTTTGGACTTGGAGACAACTACACTCCGCAACATACCGCTGTTGGATATGCTTTCTTCATGGCTAATTTGATGGCAGCAATTCAAGCTGGGAGAGGCTAA
- a CDS encoding uncharacterized protein (unknown protein; LOCATED IN: membrane; EXPRESSED IN: leaf; BEST Arabidopsis thaliana protein match is: unknown protein (TAIR:AT1G14680.1); Has 8168 Blast hits to 6036 proteins in 601 species: Archae - 151; Bacteria - 570; Metazoa - 4684; Fungi - 544; Plants - 345; Viruses - 91; Other Eukaryotes - 1783 (source: NCBI BLink).), with amino-acid sequence MRSERIDSDEAETKSRTNLSQEVEEYIKDTIDHSLGLPISMESLQKKLYTAEESQRRLREQYQGLISRLKEKDHVIDRVRSEASMNAQALKKFVEENQKLASECGNLLSQCKKLEKECLLYHQDRDALMEFGNESDERAREAEARVRELEDEIGRMSEEMQRFKRQIGDGEVENCTTPLEEDLLDSVLGSLISKDETIMGRLFLEANIHDQSCQALLSKWDHLKPSTQKVLSLVSKAKKFEKEKECIIMNLAKAEQEVELVSTLNRKLDKENRKLLRQQQSPLCSADKNRNSASAKSNKRKSPKTMSSPVEKRLEFSSPEISRKPLSPVWNNSPDSKMNNN; translated from the exons ATGCGGAGCGAGAGAATTGATTCAGATgaagcagaaacaaaatcgAGAACAAATCTCTCGCAAGAAGTCGAAGAATATATCAAAGATACAATTGATCATTCTTTAGGTCTTCCGATCTCCATGGAATCTCTTCAGAAGAAGCTTTATACGGCTGAAGAATCTCAACGCCGTCTTCGCGAACAGTATCAGGGTCTGATTTCGCGATTAAAGGAGAAAGATCATGTAATCGATCGTGTTAGG tctGAAGCGAGTATGAATGCGCAAGCGTTGAAGAAGTTTGTTGAAGAGAATCAGAAATTGGCTAGTGAGTGTGGGAATTTGTTGAGTCAGTGTAAGAAATTGGAGAAAGAGTGTTTGCTTTATCATCAAGATCGTGATGCGTTGATGGAGTTTGGGAATGAATCTGATGAGAGAGCTAGAGAAGCAGAAGCTAGGGTTCGTGAATTGGAGGATGAAATTGGAAGAATGTCTGAGGAAATGCAGAGATTTAAGCGTCAAATCGGAGATGGTGAA GTTGAAAACTGTACTACACCGTTAGAAGAAGATTTGCTTGATTCAGTTTTGGGATCACTCATAAGCAAAGATGAAACTATAATGGGGCGTCTCTTCTTGGAGGCAAACATCCACGACCAATCGTGCCAAGCCTTGCTGAGCAAGTGGGATCACTTAAAGCCTTCAACGCAAAAGGTTCTTTCTTTAGTTTCAAAGGCAAAGAAATtcgaaaaggaaaaagaatgCATCATCATGAATCTCGCTAAAGCTGAGCAAGAG GTGGAACTTGTGAGCACGCTAAACCGAAAGCTGGATAAAGAAAATCGTAAGTTGCTAAGGCAACAACAAAGCCCTCTTTGCTCCGCAGACAAGAACCGAAACAGCGCATCTGCAAAG tcaaacaagagaaagagtcCGAAGACGATGAGTAGCCCGGTCGAGAAGAGGCTTGAGTTTAGCAGTCCAGAAATTAGCAGGAAGCCTCTATCACCTGTATGGAATAACTCACCAGATTCTAAGATGAACAACAATTGa
- the TOC75-IV gene encoding Outer membrane OMP85 family protein, with amino-acid sequence MDFFFVVQVIVMEAVKEAVRKIKSLVIPHADEKDNGIVFEIKLNETDQRVEKWGLDPSLDFFEVTGNCNLGRPNSEGSNQSLMGSVTIRNIFNPKLDDLLSKIEYVRFLEAVKKPRNRTFKTSFFNSRKLSPVFTGGPGYEDLVPPMFVGRDCLKATITENLTRQRELTYGVMFEEIITRDENRRISENGLLLSPDGGISINGPPTTLSGTGIDHIATLQANITRDNTKLVNGAVVGEKNIFQVDQGLGIGNNFPLFNRHQLSLTSFIQLKQVEEGSDKPQPPVLVLHGRYGGCIGDLPSYDVFALGGPNSVRGYSMGELGAAKNILELGAEIRIPVKNTHVYAFAEHGNDLGSSKDVKGNPTGLYRKMGHGSSYGLGVKLGMVRAEYTVRHNRGTGALFLRFGERY; translated from the exons ATggatttcttctttgttgttcAGGTTATTGTGATGGAAGCTGTGAAGGAAGCTGTGAGGAAGATTAAGTCCTTAGTCATACCACATGCAGATGAGAAAGATAATGGTATTGTTTTTGAGATCAAGCTTAATGAGACAGATCAGAGAGTAGAAAAGTGGGGTCTTGATCCTTCTTTG GATTTTTTCGAGGTAACAGGGAACTGTAATTTGGGACGTCCAAATAGCGAGGGATCTAATCAGTCTCTCATGGGTTCTGTGACCATTAGGAACATCTTTAATCCTAAGCTG GATGATCTTTTGTCTAAGATTGAGTATGTACGGTTTCTGGAAGCTGTTAAAAAACCTAGAAACCGTACCTTCAAAACGAGCTTCTTCAATAGCAGAAAACTTAGCCCAGTGTTCACTGGAGGACCAGGCTATGAGGATCTAGTGCCTCCAATGTTTGTGGGTCGAGATTGTCTTAAAGCTACTATAACTGAG AACTTAACCCGTCAGAGAGAACTCACATATGGAGTTATGTTTGAAGAGATAATAACCCGAGATGAAAACAGGCGAATCTCTGAAAATGGGCTCTTGTTATCGCCTGACGGTGGAATCAGTATTAATGGACCTCCAACAACTCTAAGTGGTACCGGTATTGACCACATTGCCACTCTACAAGCCAACATAACCCGAGACAACACCAAGCTAGTGAATGGGGCTGTTGTTGGAGAGAAGAATATCTTTCAG GTGGATCAAGGCTTAGGTATAGGAAATAATTTTCCGCTCTTCAACCGCCACCAACTATCATTAACAAGTTTCATTCAGCTGAAGCAAGTAGAAGAAGGATCCGATAAACCACAACCACCAGTTCTAGTCCTCCATGGTCGTTACGGTGGCTGCATAGGCGATCTTCCAAGCTATGATGTTTTTGCTCTTGGTGGACCTAACTCCGTTCGAGGATACAGCATGGGAGAACTTGGTGCAGCTAAAAACATTCTCGAG CTTGGTGCTGAGATTAGAATTCCTGTCAAGAACACACATGTGTATGCATTTGCTGAGCATGGAAACGATTTGGGAAGTTCAAAGGATGTGAAAGGGAATCCAACAGGGCTTTACAGGAAAATGGGACATGGTTCATCGTATGGTTTGGGTGTGAAACTCGGTATGGTGCGAGCTGAATATACTGTACGTCACAATCGTGGAACCGGTGCTCTGTTTCTCAGGTTCGGGGAGAGATACTAA
- a CDS encoding RNA-binding (RRM/RBD/RNP motifs) family protein (RNA-binding (RRM/RBD/RNP motifs) family protein; FUNCTIONS IN: RNA binding, nucleotide binding, nucleic acid binding; INVOLVED IN: biological_process unknown; LOCATED IN: chloroplast stroma, chloroplast; EXPRESSED IN: leaf; CONTAINS InterPro DOMAIN/s: RNA recognition motif, RNP-1 (InterPro:IPR000504), Nucleotide-binding, alpha-beta plait (InterPro:IPR012677); BEST Arabidopsis thaliana protein match is: RNA-binding (RRM/RBD/RNP motifs) family protein (TAIR:AT2G35410.1); Has 30201 Blast hits to 17322 proteins in 780 species: Archae - 12; Bacteria - 1396; Metazoa - 17338; Fungi - 3422; Plants - 5037; Viruses - 0; Other Eukaryotes - 2996 (source: NCBI BLink).) yields MALLRLPGISLQILGHKSNQKNPNPNVAFTNHSLSLSTPSLCRLHRHATFPDSIPAKSRNLTSYFSTTTQEPVLESSSSSSSAPEVVEEEISKTRLIAQNVPWTSTPEDIRSLFEKYGSVIDIEMSMHKKERNRGLVFIEMASPEEAATALKSLESCEYEGRRLKVDYAKTKKKKTYAPRETPSPVPTFNLFVANLAFEARAKHLKEFFDADTGNVVSTEVIFHENPRRSSGYGFVSFKTKKQAEAALIEFQGKDFLGRPIRLAKSKQFVKLQAKEGLQPPEEEAEEEPSQSETMTQEHETPAA; encoded by the exons ATGgctcttcttcgtcttcctgGCATTTCCCTCCAAATTCTAGGTCACAAATCAAACCAGAAGAACCCTAATCCCAATGTTGCCTTCACcaatcactctctctctttatctacTCCTTCACTATGTCGTCTCCATCGTCACGCGACGTTTCCAGACTCAATTCCAGCAAAATCCAGAAACCTCACTTCGTACTTCTCCACCACAACACAAGAGCCAGTCCtcgaatcttcttcttcttcttcttcagctcctgaggtagtagaagaagagatttctAAAACCAGATTGATTGCTCAGAATGTTCCATGGACATCTACACCTGAAGATATTAGATCGTTGTTCGAGAAGTACGGGAGTGTTATCGACATtgag ATGTCTATGCATAAGAAGGAAAGAAATAGAGGTTTGGTGTTCATTGAAATGGCTTCTCCTGAAGAAGCTGCAACAGCTCTTAAATCTCTTGAATCGTGT GAATATGAGGGTCGTCGTTTGAAGGTAGACTATGCAaagaccaaaaagaagaagacatatgCGCCGCGTGAGACGCCTTCACCAGTGCCTACattcaatttgtttgttgCAAACTTGGCATTTGAAGCAAGGGCCAAGCATCTTAAGGAGTTCTTTGATGCAGACACTGGTAATGTTGTCTCCACTGAAGTTATATTCCATGAAAATCCAAGGAGGTCGAGTGGTTACGGGTTTGTCTCtttcaaaaccaagaaacagGCCGAGGCAGCGCTTATTGAGTTCCAAGGAAAG GATTTTTTGGGAAGGCCAATCCGATTAGCTAAAAGCAAACAGTTTGTGAAGTTGCAAGCAAAAGAAGGGTTGCAGCCACCAGAGGAGGAAGCAGAGGAGGAACCATCTCAGTCTGAGACAATGACCCAAGAGCACGAAACTCCGGCTGCATAA
- a CDS encoding uncharacterized protein (unknown protein; BEST Arabidopsis thaliana protein match is: unknown protein (TAIR:AT1G14680.1).) — MRSERIDSDEAETKSRTNLSQEVEEYIKDTIDHSLGLPISMESLQKKLYTAEESQRRLREQYQGLISRLKEKDHVIDRVRSEASMNAQALKKFVEENQKLASECGNLLSQCKKLEKECLLYHQDRDALMEFGNESDERAREAEARVRELEDEIGRMSEEMQRFKRQIGDGEKLERSVRVNISKKMYLLAATYNHFNIVENCTTPLEEDLLDSVLGSLISKDETIMGRLFLEANIHDQSCQALLSKWDHLKPSTQKVLSLVSKAKKFEKEKECIIMNLAKAEQEVELVSTLNRKLDKENRKLLRQQQSPLCSADKNRNSASAKSNKRKSPKTMSSPVEKRLEFSSPEISRKPLSPVWNNSPDSKMNNN; from the exons ATGCGGAGCGAGAGAATTGATTCAGATgaagcagaaacaaaatcgAGAACAAATCTCTCGCAAGAAGTCGAAGAATATATCAAAGATACAATTGATCATTCTTTAGGTCTTCCGATCTCCATGGAATCTCTTCAGAAGAAGCTTTATACGGCTGAAGAATCTCAACGCCGTCTTCGCGAACAGTATCAGGGTCTGATTTCGCGATTAAAGGAGAAAGATCATGTAATCGATCGTGTTAGG tctGAAGCGAGTATGAATGCGCAAGCGTTGAAGAAGTTTGTTGAAGAGAATCAGAAATTGGCTAGTGAGTGTGGGAATTTGTTGAGTCAGTGTAAGAAATTGGAGAAAGAGTGTTTGCTTTATCATCAAGATCGTGATGCGTTGATGGAGTTTGGGAATGAATCTGATGAGAGAGCTAGAGAAGCAGAAGCTAGGGTTCGTGAATTGGAGGATGAAATTGGAAGAATGTCTGAGGAAATGCAGAGATTTAAGCGTCAAATCGGAGATGGTGAA aaattagaaagatCTGTTAGAGTCAACATTAGTAAGAAAATGTATCTATTAGCTGCTACTTATAATCATTTCAATATA GTTGAAAACTGTACTACACCGTTAGAAGAAGATTTGCTTGATTCAGTTTTGGGATCACTCATAAGCAAAGATGAAACTATAATGGGGCGTCTCTTCTTGGAGGCAAACATCCACGACCAATCGTGCCAAGCCTTGCTGAGCAAGTGGGATCACTTAAAGCCTTCAACGCAAAAGGTTCTTTCTTTAGTTTCAAAGGCAAAGAAATtcgaaaaggaaaaagaatgCATCATCATGAATCTCGCTAAAGCTGAGCAAGAG GTGGAACTTGTGAGCACGCTAAACCGAAAGCTGGATAAAGAAAATCGTAAGTTGCTAAGGCAACAACAAAGCCCTCTTTGCTCCGCAGACAAGAACCGAAACAGCGCATCTGCAAAG tcaaacaagagaaagagtcCGAAGACGATGAGTAGCCCGGTCGAGAAGAGGCTTGAGTTTAGCAGTCCAGAAATTAGCAGGAAGCCTCTATCACCTGTATGGAATAACTCACCAGATTCTAAGATGAACAACAATTGa
- the TOC75-IV gene encoding Outer membrane OMP85 family protein (TOC75-IV; CONTAINS InterPro DOMAIN/s: Bacterial surface antigen (D15) (InterPro:IPR000184); BEST Arabidopsis thaliana protein match is: translocon at the outer envelope membrane of chloroplasts 75-III (TAIR:AT3G46740.1); Has 439 Blast hits to 437 proteins in 90 species: Archae - 0; Bacteria - 160; Metazoa - 0; Fungi - 0; Plants - 151; Viruses - 0; Other Eukaryotes - 128 (source: NCBI BLink).), protein MEAVKEAVRKIKSLVIPHADEKDNGIVFEIKLNETDQRVEKWGLDPSLDFFEVTGNCNLGRPNSEGSNQSLMGSVTIRNIFNPKLDDLLSKIEYVRFLEAVKKPRNRTFKTSFFNSRKLSPVFTGGPGYEDLVPPMFVGRDCLKATITENLTRQRELTYGVMFEEIITRDENRRISENGLLLSPDGGISINGPPTTLSGTGIDHIATLQANITRDNTKLVNGAVVGEKNIFQVDQGLGIGNNFPLFNRHQLSLTSFIQLKQVEEGSDKPQPPVLVLHGRYGGCIGDLPSYDVFALGGPNSVRGYSMGELGAAKNILELGAEIRIPVKNTHVYAFAEHGNDLGSSKDVKGNPTGLYRKMGHGSSYGLGVKLGMVRAEYTVRHNRGTGALFLRFGERY, encoded by the exons ATGGAAGCTGTGAAGGAAGCTGTGAGGAAGATTAAGTCCTTAGTCATACCACATGCAGATGAGAAAGATAATGGTATTGTTTTTGAGATCAAGCTTAATGAGACAGATCAGAGAGTAGAAAAGTGGGGTCTTGATCCTTCTTTG GATTTTTTCGAGGTAACAGGGAACTGTAATTTGGGACGTCCAAATAGCGAGGGATCTAATCAGTCTCTCATGGGTTCTGTGACCATTAGGAACATCTTTAATCCTAAGCTG GATGATCTTTTGTCTAAGATTGAGTATGTACGGTTTCTGGAAGCTGTTAAAAAACCTAGAAACCGTACCTTCAAAACGAGCTTCTTCAATAGCAGAAAACTTAGCCCAGTGTTCACTGGAGGACCAGGCTATGAGGATCTAGTGCCTCCAATGTTTGTGGGTCGAGATTGTCTTAAAGCTACTATAACTGAG AACTTAACCCGTCAGAGAGAACTCACATATGGAGTTATGTTTGAAGAGATAATAACCCGAGATGAAAACAGGCGAATCTCTGAAAATGGGCTCTTGTTATCGCCTGACGGTGGAATCAGTATTAATGGACCTCCAACAACTCTAAGTGGTACCGGTATTGACCACATTGCCACTCTACAAGCCAACATAACCCGAGACAACACCAAGCTAGTGAATGGGGCTGTTGTTGGAGAGAAGAATATCTTTCAG GTGGATCAAGGCTTAGGTATAGGAAATAATTTTCCGCTCTTCAACCGCCACCAACTATCATTAACAAGTTTCATTCAGCTGAAGCAAGTAGAAGAAGGATCCGATAAACCACAACCACCAGTTCTAGTCCTCCATGGTCGTTACGGTGGCTGCATAGGCGATCTTCCAAGCTATGATGTTTTTGCTCTTGGTGGACCTAACTCCGTTCGAGGATACAGCATGGGAGAACTTGGTGCAGCTAAAAACATTCTCGAG CTTGGTGCTGAGATTAGAATTCCTGTCAAGAACACACATGTGTATGCATTTGCTGAGCATGGAAACGATTTGGGAAGTTCAAAGGATGTGAAAGGGAATCCAACAGGGCTTTACAGGAAAATGGGACATGGTTCATCGTATGGTTTGGGTGTGAAACTCGGTATGGTGCGAGCTGAATATACTGTACGTCACAATCGTGGAACCGGTGCTCTGTTTCTCAGGTTCGGGGAGAGATACTAA
- the TOC75-IV gene encoding Outer membrane OMP85 family protein → MGSVTIRNIFNPKLDDLLSKIEYVRFLEAVKKPRNRTFKTSFFNSRKLSPVFTGGPGYEDLVPPMFVGRDCLKATITENLTRQRELTYGVMFEEIITRDENRRISENGLLLSPDGGISINGPPTTLSGTGIDHIATLQANITRDNTKLVNGAVVGEKNIFQVDQGLGIGNNFPLFNRHQLSLTSFIQLKQVEEGSDKPQPPVLVLHGRYGGCIGDLPSYDVFALGGPNSVRGYSMGELGAAKNILELGAEIRIPVKNTHVYAFAEHGNDLGSSKDVKGNPTGLYRKMGHGSSYGLGVKLGMVRAEYTVRHNRGTGALFLRFGERY, encoded by the exons ATGGGTTCTGTGACCATTAGGAACATCTTTAATCCTAAGCTG GATGATCTTTTGTCTAAGATTGAGTATGTACGGTTTCTGGAAGCTGTTAAAAAACCTAGAAACCGTACCTTCAAAACGAGCTTCTTCAATAGCAGAAAACTTAGCCCAGTGTTCACTGGAGGACCAGGCTATGAGGATCTAGTGCCTCCAATGTTTGTGGGTCGAGATTGTCTTAAAGCTACTATAACTGAG AACTTAACCCGTCAGAGAGAACTCACATATGGAGTTATGTTTGAAGAGATAATAACCCGAGATGAAAACAGGCGAATCTCTGAAAATGGGCTCTTGTTATCGCCTGACGGTGGAATCAGTATTAATGGACCTCCAACAACTCTAAGTGGTACCGGTATTGACCACATTGCCACTCTACAAGCCAACATAACCCGAGACAACACCAAGCTAGTGAATGGGGCTGTTGTTGGAGAGAAGAATATCTTTCAG GTGGATCAAGGCTTAGGTATAGGAAATAATTTTCCGCTCTTCAACCGCCACCAACTATCATTAACAAGTTTCATTCAGCTGAAGCAAGTAGAAGAAGGATCCGATAAACCACAACCACCAGTTCTAGTCCTCCATGGTCGTTACGGTGGCTGCATAGGCGATCTTCCAAGCTATGATGTTTTTGCTCTTGGTGGACCTAACTCCGTTCGAGGATACAGCATGGGAGAACTTGGTGCAGCTAAAAACATTCTCGAG CTTGGTGCTGAGATTAGAATTCCTGTCAAGAACACACATGTGTATGCATTTGCTGAGCATGGAAACGATTTGGGAAGTTCAAAGGATGTGAAAGGGAATCCAACAGGGCTTTACAGGAAAATGGGACATGGTTCATCGTATGGTTTGGGTGTGAAACTCGGTATGGTGCGAGCTGAATATACTGTACGTCACAATCGTGGAACCGGTGCTCTGTTTCTCAGGTTCGGGGAGAGATACTAA
- a CDS encoding Carbohydrate-binding X8 domain superfamily protein (Carbohydrate-binding X8 domain superfamily protein; FUNCTIONS IN: molecular_function unknown; INVOLVED IN: biological_process unknown; LOCATED IN: endomembrane system; EXPRESSED IN: central cell, embryo; EXPRESSED DURING: C globular stage; CONTAINS InterPro DOMAIN/s: X8 (InterPro:IPR012946); BEST Arabidopsis thaliana protein match is: Carbohydrate-binding X8 domain superfamily protein (TAIR:AT4G09465.1); Has 1327 Blast hits to 1279 proteins in 37 species: Archae - 0; Bacteria - 0; Metazoa - 0; Fungi - 0; Plants - 1327; Viruses - 0; Other Eukaryotes - 0 (source: NCBI BLink).) — protein sequence MAKISSLLALLFIILSSIMINHLHVASSTKWCVAKMNATNAQLQGNINFGCSEGVDCGPIQPGGSCYIPNSLVNHASFVMNAYYQSHGRTKKACSFKNTGTFAVTDLSFGKCVYVS from the coding sequence atggcCAAAATATCATCACTTTTGGCACTTCTTTTCATCATTCTATCTTCCATAATGATCAACCACCTCCATGTGGCGAGTTCCACAAAATGGTGTGTAGCAAAGATGAACGCAACGAATGCGCAACTACAaggaaatattaattttggatGTAGTGAAGGAGTTGATTGTGGGCCAATTCAACCAGGCGGATCCTGTTATATCCCTAATAGTCTTGTAAATCATGCATCATTTGTGATGAATGCTTATTATCAGAGTCATGGTCGTACCAAAAAGGCATGTAGCTTCAAAAATACTGGCACATTTGCTGTTACCGATCTCAGTTTTGGTAAATGTGTGTATGtgtcttaa